In Burkholderia sp. NRF60-BP8, a single window of DNA contains:
- a CDS encoding hotdog family protein encodes MTATALLTPPLDHAWIAAHIPHVGTMCVLDSVDAWDAERIRCTATSHRDPHNPLRAHGRLASVCGIEYAAQAMAVHGALLGAHEARPRVGYLASVRNVDAFVDRLDTVEQPLTVDAQRVSGDGRSVLYGFALRCGERVLLSGRATVMLDASAAGAFQPAPAGHTNPR; translated from the coding sequence ATGACCGCAACGGCCCTCTTGACCCCGCCGCTCGACCATGCGTGGATTGCCGCGCACATTCCGCACGTCGGCACGATGTGCGTGCTCGATTCGGTCGATGCGTGGGATGCCGAACGAATCCGCTGCACCGCGACGAGCCACCGCGATCCGCACAACCCGCTGCGCGCGCACGGGCGGCTCGCGTCGGTCTGCGGCATCGAATACGCCGCGCAGGCGATGGCCGTGCACGGCGCGCTGCTCGGCGCGCACGAAGCGCGCCCGCGGGTCGGCTATCTCGCGAGCGTGCGCAACGTCGACGCGTTCGTCGACCGGCTCGACACCGTCGAGCAGCCGCTCACCGTCGACGCGCAACGCGTGAGCGGCGACGGCCGCTCGGTCCTGTACGGCTTCGCGCTGCGCTGCGGCGAGCGCGTGCTGCTGTCCGGCCGCGCGACGGTGATGCTCGACGCATCGGCCGCCGGCGCGTTTCAACCGGCGCCCGCCGGCCACACGAATCCTCGATGA